AGATTTGCAGTGGCAGGCCTGAGTGttgctaagctaaactaagctgAAGTAAACTGTAATTTGAATTAAATGCAGGCCCAATGAACATCTATGTCAGCTAGTGAAATGTTGCTCACATAAGCTACTTGCACTTGGAATCTAACCAGCTGTTATCTGACAATCAACTAACTACAGCTGGTTACATAAAATACCACTATTGACTCGAGTCATGAGAGCTCAGCTCAGCTTAAAATGCCAGCGAGCATgcttgagaaacactgaatgagtCCGTACTCTGATGTACTGTACGGATATTGGGAAATATATGATAtggtggaggaaatgttcattacacttcatttacatgctgtgtccatCCTGGTGGCAACAGGGACGTCTGATCGTACTGACCATCATTTTCCTGTTGTCATCGTTTTCCAGAAATATCTTTGGACTGTCTGACCAACAGATCATgggatggacatttttcactttgttcTTGACATGTCAAAAACTAAATGATTAGTGtcttaatctgaaaataaacaaagattgatcaataatgaaaataaacattaaaattagTTGAAAATGTATGCAAATTCACATAAAACAGTCAAATTGATGGTCAATACTATGAACTCTTTCTCCACCATATTGTACATTTCACAGCATCCGTACAGTACATCAAACAACTCTTCATGATATCTGAAACTTCAATAACTAGCACCCCAATCATTGCGAAAAAATCATAGACTAACATAATACCCGAAAAAATTGTTCTCTAAATTTGAGTGATCTTGAGGGAATTTGAGGGGAAAACACAGTAtgtgcaaagaaaatgtgatttagtgGCAATCTAGTTGTTAGGTTGCAGATTGAAAGTAACTGAATTCCTCTCACCTCACCCTCTCCTACAGTGGCTgcttgaaatgtcaaaaatgtaaaaggccttttgtctgttctgggctactgtagaacatggtggtgcaatttgttgactctgtggaagaggggTGCTGCCTCTGGACATACAAAGAACTTATTGATATTTATAAAACCATACAGTTTATTCTCTTTATGATGTAATATGTCACTCATCATTttgtaaacactgacagatcTTTGTTAACAATCcctgaaaagaaagaataaaaaaatctggTGAAACATTAAGAGTGTGCTAAATGTGTTATTCAAGGATACATTGATATAAAGTCTTGCATGTgactggaaagaaaaacaaagcacaaattATCAATTCAACATGACAATTTATTTATTGACGTTGTCACTCTACGTTCACGTTGTGAAAACCATTTGGTCATTTATGTTACAGCAACAATTTTCACAGCAAAGTTTTTCAGCATCATATTTGATTTGAGCCTGTGGATAAGAGCGATTACTTCTGTTTCAAATCATGCCTTCTGTCTGGGTTTTGTGCACTCTGGAtagaacacagcagcacagataaCAATTATTGTGAACGTAGGCCTTAATTAATTCAATATTGGCATCTACTCTGTTTGGTTTTTAAACAAATTAGGCTTTTTAAGCAAATTATGTCATGTGATCAATCAATCCAATACAAGACTATTCCTGCACAACAGAATTTTCAATAGCTTTTCCAAATCGAAATTGTTATAActtcatcttctctgttgtttcacAGCATAGTGTTTACATCCTGAATGTATTTCTCCCTTATTTTGTCCTGTGTTTGGTCAGTTTCTGTACATTATTTTTCTTATCTCAACATGATCTTGGCCTCTCtggaacctggctgcagtaTCTGAAGGCTGACAATGAGTTTAACTGCTTTTCTAAACCAGGGGTAGAAAAAGGCATAGATCAGAGGATTAAAACTGGAGTTACAATAGAACAGCCAAATTTGAACTGATGACTCGACACCACCTGTGGTGTCCTGTCCTGTTAGAGAAGGAATGTAGTATGGACACAGACAAAGTATAAACACAAGAAGGATAATACCAAGAGTTCtagcagctctcatctctgaTTTCTTAACAGTTACAACATCtgattttacagctgaaattTGAGACCTCATGACACGTGCCTGTGACACAGCCaccacaaacactctcacataGAGAACTATGATCACAGTAACAGGGCCGAAAAAGGTGAGAAGCAAGTCTACTGCCCCTGAAATGTAGTTTATGACAATTGTACATTCCTGGTAGCAGGAATTAAACAAATCTATTTGTGACAAGTAATCTTTCAGTATTATGATGTTGTAGATAACAGAGCAGatccaacacagagacacacagatttgaactCTGCTTGGTGTTACCATGGAAGAATAACGCAGAGGGTAACAAATAGCCACATAGCGGTCCATTGATATGAGCACCATGTTgccaacagaggcagaggtgaggaTGAAGCTAGAGAGGAACATAAGAGCACATGAGATTTTATCCTGAAACCAGCAGGACTGCAGGATGGTGATTGTAGGTGGCATCACTGCAAGGCCCACCAGcaagtcagacacagccagggagaggaggatgagattgGTGGGGGTCTGGAGCTGCCTGGAGGGGGAGATTATGATTAGTGCCACATCTTCAGTGCAATGGGTATCAGCTCACGACAATCATtgtgagaaaacagacagaatgtgGAATTTTACTTTTGTAGACACAGCAATGTGAAAACCAAACTCTAAATAACCTACATGTCACATAAAGCTCTATAATATCACTGAGCTACACAGTTTATTATCAAATACTACTGTAGTTTGGATATTATTAAAGAGATTTTCATCATAATTGCTGCCATTGTGACACATCTAAACACAAAAACCCAATGAGAATAACATTTTCACTTACACGTGTAAGTACTGAGATTTCTGGCTTGTCTTAGACTTTTAATAATACAGTCGTATAGACGATGACTCAGAGAAAGAGTCGTCTTGTTCGTATATAGCAGCATAAAATGAACAAAGCTTCCATCCATGAATTAAACTCATACACACTATTAGCTGTTATATTTCAAGAACAGTGTCTGTGCCTGAagtgggagatggagatgatgaccaACAAGTTGAgtgtcacagtgagcagagcgatacaggacagcagtgttttgatgaaCATGGCCTCAGGAGTAACAGACATTGACCTGCAGGAGGTGTTGAGTGGAGGCATACAGAgatcagctgcttccactgactCCATCATCAGAGATAGTGACTGTGGATctgaacagagagctgctgaggtgGAGCAGCCCTCTGATTCACCTTTTCATGAGATGAGATATTTATCTCCTCTACATTTTGTCATTCCTATTGCccatcatctctctcctccccttcatcttctccacaCATCCTCCCAccagttttttttccacagcttaGAATCatcaaatacaaatatattatatataccACTCCATTGTTGTCCTCCCTACATCTATCATGCTCTTTCAAACAATCATGACTTTGATTGACATCTCTTGCATCCTGTTCTCCGTCTTTGTAATTCTTTATCTAGTTATTGCTTTGACTATATCTATCAGACATTGTATGATTTTACATTACCAATGGTAAATTGAAACCCCAATTCCAAAgaagctgggacactgtgtaaaacacaaataaaatacaatgtcctatttgctaatcctttttaaCATATACTCAATTAAAAGCACTATCaacacaatatatttcatgttttatctcatcaacttcattgatttttgtaaataaatacttattctgaatttgatgcagcaacacatttcacattttgggacaggagcaacaacagactgggaaagttgcggaatgctccaaaaaacagctgtttggaacattccacaggtaaacaggttcagtggtaacaggtgatattatcatgattgtgtatgaaaggggcatcatggaaagactcagtcgttcacaatCAAGGATTCAGAAATGAAATAACAGCCACTTacacagcagaataaaacaccaccaaagcagacaacacagagatggaCAAACAATATAAACCTGACAGTAGCTGcaacca
The Chaetodon auriga isolate fChaAug3 chromosome 3, fChaAug3.hap1, whole genome shotgun sequence DNA segment above includes these coding regions:
- the LOC143317275 gene encoding trace amine-associated receptor 13c-like, translating into MESVEAADLCMPPLNTSCRSMSVTPEAMFIKTLLSCIALLTVTLNLLVIISISHFRQLQTPTNLILLSLAVSDLLVGLAVMPPTITILQSCWFQDKISCALMFLSSFILTSASVGNMVLISMDRYVAICYPLRYSSMVTPSRVQICVSLCWICSVIYNIIILKDYLSQIDLFNSCYQECTIVINYISGAVDLLLTFFGPVTVIIVLYVRVFVVAVSQARVMRSQISAVKSDVVTVKKSEMRAARTLGIILLVFILCLCPYYIPSLTGQDTTGGVESSVQIWLFYCNSSFNPLIYAFFYPWFRKAVKLIVSLQILQPGSREAKIMLR